One Phocaeicola dorei genomic region harbors:
- a CDS encoding alpha-N-arabinofuranosidase has protein sequence MGLALFAAMPVFAQQKATINVHPEQGKEIISKHIYGQFAEHLGTCIYGGLWVGEDSKIPNTQGYRNDVLQALKDLKVPVLRWPGGCFADEYHWMDGIGPKENRPRMVNNNWGGTVEDNSFGTHEFLNLCELIGCEPYISGNVGSGSVEEMAKWVEYMTSEQGSPMAKLRKENGREKPWKVKFFGVGNESWGCGGSMRPEYYADLYRRYSTYCRNYDGNHLFKIASGASDYDYNWTEVLMKNVGHRMAGLSLHYYTVTGWSGSKGSATEFTNDDYYWTMGKCLEIEPVLKKHIAIMDKYDPKKQIGLMVDEWGTWWDEEPGTVRGHLYQQNTLRDAFVASLTLDVFHKYTDRIKMTNIAQIANVLQSMILTKEDKMVLTPTYHVFEMYKVHQDATYLPLELNCERKVVRDDRIVPMVSATASRDANGFIHISLSNVDLQESQEIELNLGEVKAKSVTGRILTANNIGDYNSFEKPSVVAPKEFTGAKVNKGSLKVTLPAKSIVVLEVK, from the coding sequence ATGGGCTTGGCATTGTTCGCTGCAATGCCGGTATTTGCTCAACAAAAAGCGACTATCAATGTACATCCCGAGCAAGGGAAAGAAATCATCAGTAAACATATTTATGGACAATTTGCAGAGCATCTGGGAACTTGTATCTATGGAGGTTTGTGGGTAGGTGAAGATTCTAAAATTCCCAATACCCAAGGCTATCGTAATGATGTGCTTCAGGCTTTGAAGGACTTGAAAGTGCCGGTGCTTCGTTGGCCGGGGGGGTGTTTTGCCGATGAATATCATTGGATGGATGGTATCGGTCCGAAAGAGAATCGTCCCCGGATGGTCAATAATAACTGGGGAGGTACAGTAGAAGATAATAGTTTCGGAACACATGAATTTCTGAACTTGTGTGAGCTGATAGGTTGTGAGCCTTATATCAGTGGTAATGTAGGAAGTGGGAGTGTGGAAGAAATGGCGAAATGGGTGGAATACATGACTTCCGAACAAGGTAGCCCGATGGCGAAACTGCGTAAGGAGAACGGTCGTGAAAAACCATGGAAAGTGAAATTCTTTGGGGTAGGTAATGAAAGCTGGGGATGCGGAGGCAGTATGCGTCCTGAATATTATGCAGACTTGTATCGCCGTTATTCTACCTATTGTCGTAATTATGATGGCAATCATTTATTCAAAATAGCCAGTGGTGCCAGTGATTATGACTATAATTGGACCGAAGTGCTGATGAAAAATGTGGGCCATCGCATGGCAGGTCTTTCTCTTCATTATTATACAGTGACCGGATGGAGTGGAAGCAAAGGTTCGGCTACCGAGTTCACTAATGATGATTATTATTGGACTATGGGCAAATGCCTGGAAATAGAACCGGTATTGAAGAAGCATATCGCTATTATGGATAAATACGATCCGAAAAAACAAATCGGCCTGATGGTGGACGAGTGGGGAACCTGGTGGGATGAAGAACCGGGAACGGTCCGCGGACATTTGTATCAGCAAAATACGTTGCGTGATGCTTTCGTGGCTTCTTTAACTTTGGATGTTTTCCATAAATATACGGATCGTATCAAGATGACGAACATTGCCCAGATTGCCAATGTGCTTCAATCTATGATTCTGACCAAGGAAGACAAGATGGTTTTGACACCGACCTATCATGTCTTTGAAATGTATAAAGTGCATCAAGATGCTACTTATCTTCCTTTGGAACTGAACTGTGAACGCAAGGTGGTACGTGACGACCGCATTGTTCCGATGGTAAGTGCTACCGCTTCACGGGATGCAAACGGTTTTATTCATATTTCCTTGTCTAATGTGGATTTGCAGGAATCGCAGGAAATAGAGTTGAATCTGGGTGAGGTGAAAGCTAAGAGTGTTACCGGCCGTATTTTGACCGCTAACAATATAGGTGATTACAATAGTTTCGAGAAACCGAGTGTGGTTGCCCCGAAAGAATTTACCGGAGCCAAGGTTAATAAGGGAAGCTTGAAAGTGACTCTTCCTGCCAAGTCTATCGTGGTGTTGGAAGTGAAATAA
- the mltG gene encoding endolytic transglycosylase MltG, with protein sequence MNKKKRTIVWIVILIIILAGAGGAGSIYYYFFAKQLQLTKTTYIYIDRDDNLDSVYHKIIRNGHPKSMFGFQYLAEKEKYGDNIRTGRYALNPSDNMRYLFRRLSMGYQTPINLTVPSVRTVDRLVRAVSRQLMIDSLDIVKLISDSAYCAQMGYTQETLPSLFIPNTYEVYWNMSADAFMKRMQKEHAAFWNDERLKKAQRIGLTPEEVSTLASIVEEETANGPEKPMVAGLYINRLNKGMLLQADPTVKFGLQEFGLKRILFKHLEVDSPYNTYKYAGLPPGPIRIPSIQGLESVLNYTQHNYIYMCAKEDFSGTHNFAVTAAQHQANARRYQQALNRRKIK encoded by the coding sequence ATGAATAAAAAGAAACGTACTATTGTATGGATAGTTATTCTTATAATTATCCTAGCGGGAGCAGGTGGCGCAGGAAGTATATATTACTATTTCTTTGCCAAGCAGCTCCAACTTACAAAGACTACCTATATTTATATAGACAGAGATGATAACCTGGATTCTGTGTACCATAAAATAATCCGGAACGGACATCCTAAAAGTATGTTCGGTTTTCAATATCTGGCAGAAAAAGAGAAGTATGGCGACAATATACGGACAGGGCGTTACGCTCTCAATCCATCGGACAATATGCGCTATCTCTTCCGGCGTCTTTCTATGGGATATCAGACTCCCATTAATCTGACTGTACCCAGTGTACGCACCGTGGACAGATTAGTGCGGGCCGTTTCACGCCAGCTCATGATTGATTCTCTAGATATTGTCAAATTAATTTCCGACAGTGCTTACTGTGCACAAATGGGATATACCCAAGAGACACTCCCTTCCCTTTTTATTCCTAACACTTACGAGGTGTATTGGAATATGAGTGCTGACGCTTTTATGAAACGGATGCAAAAAGAACATGCCGCCTTTTGGAATGATGAAAGGTTGAAAAAGGCTCAACGTATCGGACTTACTCCTGAAGAAGTATCTACTCTGGCCTCTATCGTGGAGGAAGAAACGGCCAATGGTCCTGAAAAGCCCATGGTCGCAGGACTTTACATCAACAGATTGAATAAAGGGATGTTGTTGCAAGCAGACCCGACGGTAAAATTTGGTTTGCAGGAATTCGGACTGAAACGCATTCTTTTCAAACATCTGGAAGTGGACTCTCCTTATAATACCTACAAGTATGCAGGTTTGCCTCCGGGACCTATCCGAATCCCATCTATCCAAGGATTGGAAAGCGTACTGAACTATACACAGCATAATTATATTTATATGTGTGCCAAAGAAGATTTCTCAGGCACTCATAATTTCGCTGTCACAGCAGCCCAGCATCAAGCGAATGCAAGACGTTATCAACAAGCGTTAAACCGGCGGAAGATAAAATAA
- a CDS encoding EFR1 family ferrodoxin (N-terminal region resembles flavodoxins. C-terminal ferrodoxin region binds two 4Fe-4S clusters.), which translates to MIFYFSGTGNSAWVARQLAEGQNEELLSIAVEIDKNKEYKLREGEKVGFVFPVYAWGPPEIVLRFIRRLKMTKPEYLFFVCTCGDDTGRTAQLFSSAVARKGWRCAAGYSVTMPNTYVSLPGFDVDDEDVETRKVHNAVARVRFINEEIASRVQTKHYNCHEGALPFTKSYFLRPFFNTFLMSPKPFHATEACIACKKCEKACPVNNIKVTDRPVWGDNCTQCLACYHICPVHAVEYGKVTAKKGQYKGRLLKDL; encoded by the coding sequence ATGATATTTTATTTTTCAGGTACAGGTAATTCAGCTTGGGTGGCAAGGCAGCTGGCGGAAGGACAGAATGAGGAATTGCTCTCCATAGCTGTGGAAATAGATAAGAATAAGGAGTATAAACTAAGAGAAGGAGAAAAAGTAGGTTTTGTCTTCCCTGTGTATGCATGGGGACCTCCGGAGATTGTACTTCGTTTTATCCGTCGGTTGAAGATGACTAAGCCGGAATATCTTTTCTTTGTCTGTACTTGTGGAGATGATACGGGTCGGACTGCACAACTCTTTTCTTCTGCTGTTGCCCGGAAGGGATGGCGGTGTGCTGCCGGTTACTCGGTCACCATGCCGAATACTTATGTTTCTTTGCCAGGTTTTGATGTAGACGATGAAGATGTGGAAACCCGGAAAGTGCATAATGCTGTTGCCCGTGTACGCTTTATTAACGAGGAGATAGCATCAAGGGTTCAAACGAAACATTATAATTGCCATGAAGGTGCGCTTCCATTTACCAAATCCTATTTTTTGCGTCCGTTTTTCAATACTTTCCTGATGTCTCCTAAACCTTTTCATGCTACAGAGGCTTGTATTGCTTGTAAAAAATGTGAGAAAGCTTGTCCTGTGAATAATATAAAAGTGACGGATCGTCCTGTTTGGGGAGATAACTGTACCCAATGCCTTGCTTGTTATCATATTTGTCCGGTTCATGCTGTGGAATATGGAAAAGTTACTGCGAAGAAAGGACAATACAAAGGACGGCTGCTGAAAGACTTATAA
- the rplT gene encoding 50S ribosomal protein L20 translates to MPRSVNHVASRARRKKILGLTKGYFGARKNVWTVAKNTWEKGLTYAYRDRKNKKRNFRALWIQRINAAARLEGMSYSKLMGALHKAGIEINRKVLADLAMNHPEAFKAIVAKAKVA, encoded by the coding sequence ATGCCAAGATCAGTAAATCATGTTGCTTCTAGAGCAAGAAGAAAGAAAATTTTAGGTCTTACCAAAGGTTATTTTGGTGCAAGAAAGAATGTATGGACAGTAGCAAAAAACACTTGGGAAAAAGGTTTGACCTACGCATACCGTGACCGTAAGAACAAGAAACGTAACTTCCGCGCTTTGTGGATTCAGCGTATCAACGCTGCGGCTCGTCTGGAAGGAATGTCTTATTCTAAATTGATGGGTGCATTACACAAAGCTGGTATCGAAATCAACCGTAAGGTGTTAGCTGATTTAGCTATGAACCATCCGGAAGCATTCAAAGCAATTGTTGCTAAAGCAAAAGTAGCTTAA
- the rpmI gene encoding 50S ribosomal protein L35, with protein sequence MPKIKTNSGSKKRFVLTGTGKIKRKHAFHSHILTKKTKKQKRNLVHSGLVANANLDQVKELLCMK encoded by the coding sequence ATGCCAAAGATCAAGACTAACTCCGGTTCTAAAAAAAGATTCGTTCTTACCGGAACAGGTAAAATCAAAAGAAAGCACGCTTTTCACAGTCATATTTTGACTAAGAAGACTAAAAAGCAGAAAAGAAACCTTGTACACTCAGGTCTAGTAGCTAATGCTAACTTGGATCAAGTTAAGGAATTGCTTTGCATGAAGTAA
- the infC gene encoding translation initiation factor IF-3: MKNDSLKGQHRINEQIRAKEVRIVGDDVEPAVYPIAQALKMAEDHEADLVEISPNAVPPVCRIIDYSKFLYQLKKRQKEQKAKQVKVNVKEIRFGPQTDDHDYNFKLKHAIGFLQDGDKVKAYVFFKGRSILFKEQGEVLLLRFANDLEEYAKVEQMPLLEGKRMTISLAPKKAGSPKKAEMDTAKKENPKKAVEAKE; the protein is encoded by the coding sequence ATGAAGAATGACAGTTTAAAAGGGCAACACAGAATCAATGAACAGATTCGTGCCAAAGAAGTCCGCATAGTGGGCGACGATGTAGAACCGGCAGTTTATCCGATAGCTCAAGCTTTAAAAATGGCTGAGGATCATGAGGCTGACCTAGTTGAAATTTCACCCAATGCTGTTCCTCCAGTTTGTAGAATTATTGATTATTCTAAATTTCTTTATCAATTAAAGAAACGTCAAAAGGAACAAAAGGCTAAACAGGTAAAAGTAAACGTAAAAGAAATCCGTTTCGGACCTCAAACAGATGATCATGACTACAACTTCAAGTTGAAACATGCCATCGGATTCTTGCAGGACGGAGACAAGGTGAAAGCATATGTGTTCTTTAAAGGTCGTTCCATTCTTTTCAAAGAACAAGGCGAAGTATTATTGCTTCGTTTTGCGAATGACTTGGAAGAATATGCAAAAGTAGAGCAGATGCCCTTGTTGGAAGGTAAGAGAATGACTATTTCTTTGGCTCCGAAGAAAGCGGGCTCTCCGAAGAAGGCAGAAATGGATACTGCTAAAAAGGAAAATCCGAAAAAGGCAGTAGAAGCAAAAGAATAA
- the thrS gene encoding threonine--tRNA ligase, with product MIKITFPDGSVREYNEGVTGLQIAESISSRLAQDVLACGVNGETIDLSRPINEDANFVLYKWEDEQGKHAFWHTSAHLLAEALQELYPGIQFGIGPAIENGFYYDVDPGEAIIKEADLPAIEAKMAELAAKKEILVRQSIAKEDALKKFGERGETYKCELISELEDGHITTYTQGAFTDLCRGPHLTSTAPIKAIKLLSVAGAYWRGQEDRKQMTRIYGITFPKKKMLDEYLVMLEEAKKRDHRKIGKEMDLFMFTDMVGKGLPMWLPKGTALRIRLQDFLRRIQARYDYQEVMCPPIGNKNLYITSGHYAKYGKDSFQPIHTPEEGEEYFLKPMNCPHHCMIYKNSPRSYKDLPLRIAEFGTVCRYEQSGELHGLTRVRSFTQDDAHLFCRPDQVKEEFLRVMDIINIVFKSMNFENVEAQISLRDKVNREKYIGSDENWEKAEQAIIEACEEKGLTAKVEYGEAAFYGPKLDFMVKDAIGRRWQLGTIQVDYNLPERFQLEYMGSDNQKHRPVMIHRAPFGSMERFVAVLIEHTAGKFPLWLTPDQVAILPISEKFNEYAEKVKAELRKFDVRAIVDDRNEKIGRKIRDNEMKRIPYMLIVGEKEAENGEVAVRKQGEGDKGTMKIEEFGKNIAEEVSNMINKW from the coding sequence ATGATAAAGATAACATTCCCCGACGGCTCTGTTCGCGAATATAACGAAGGAGTTACTGGTCTGCAGATTGCAGAAAGTATCAGTTCACGGCTGGCGCAAGATGTTTTAGCTTGTGGCGTGAACGGTGAAACGATTGATTTATCTCGCCCTATCAATGAAGATGCAAACTTCGTTCTTTATAAATGGGAAGACGAACAGGGCAAACATGCTTTCTGGCACACTAGTGCCCACTTGCTGGCCGAAGCATTGCAAGAACTTTATCCAGGCATTCAGTTTGGTATCGGTCCGGCCATTGAAAACGGTTTTTACTATGATGTAGACCCGGGTGAAGCAATCATTAAGGAGGCAGATTTGCCAGCTATTGAGGCCAAGATGGCCGAGTTGGCTGCAAAGAAAGAAATATTGGTGCGTCAGAGCATTGCTAAAGAGGATGCGTTGAAGAAATTCGGTGAAAGAGGTGAGACTTATAAATGTGAATTGATCTCCGAACTGGAGGATGGACACATCACCACTTATACACAAGGTGCGTTTACCGACCTTTGCCGTGGTCCCCACTTGACCTCTACTGCTCCTATCAAAGCTATCAAGCTGCTTTCTGTGGCCGGTGCTTATTGGAGAGGGCAGGAAGACCGTAAGCAGATGACACGTATTTATGGTATAACTTTCCCGAAGAAGAAAATGCTGGACGAATATCTGGTAATGCTGGAAGAAGCCAAGAAACGCGACCATCGTAAGATAGGTAAGGAAATGGATTTGTTCATGTTTACCGATATGGTGGGCAAGGGACTTCCCATGTGGTTACCGAAAGGTACTGCCTTGCGTATCCGTTTGCAAGATTTCTTGCGCCGTATCCAGGCCCGTTATGATTATCAGGAAGTAATGTGTCCGCCTATTGGCAACAAGAACCTGTATATCACTTCCGGACACTACGCCAAGTATGGTAAGGACTCGTTCCAGCCTATTCATACACCCGAAGAAGGGGAAGAATATTTCCTGAAACCGATGAACTGTCCTCATCACTGTATGATTTATAAGAATTCTCCACGTTCTTATAAAGACCTGCCGTTGCGTATCGCGGAATTCGGAACCGTATGCCGCTACGAACAGAGTGGTGAATTGCACGGACTGACCCGTGTGCGCAGTTTTACGCAAGATGATGCTCACTTGTTCTGTCGTCCCGACCAAGTGAAGGAAGAATTCCTTCGCGTGATGGATATCATTAACATTGTGTTCAAGTCTATGAATTTTGAGAATGTGGAAGCTCAGATTTCTCTTCGTGACAAGGTGAACCGTGAAAAGTACATTGGTAGTGATGAGAATTGGGAAAAAGCCGAACAAGCCATTATTGAAGCTTGCGAAGAAAAAGGCCTGACTGCGAAAGTGGAATATGGTGAAGCTGCATTCTATGGACCTAAATTGGACTTTATGGTGAAAGACGCTATCGGCCGTCGCTGGCAATTGGGAACAATTCAGGTAGACTACAACTTGCCCGAACGATTCCAGTTGGAATATATGGGTTCAGATAACCAAAAGCATCGTCCGGTAATGATTCACCGTGCACCTTTTGGATCAATGGAACGTTTTGTTGCCGTATTGATTGAGCACACTGCCGGTAAATTCCCGCTGTGGCTGACTCCTGATCAGGTAGCTATTCTGCCTATTTCTGAGAAATTCAATGAGTATGCGGAAAAAGTGAAAGCAGAACTGAGAAAATTCGATGTTCGTGCTATTGTGGATGACCGTAATGAAAAAATCGGCCGTAAGATTCGTGACAACGAAATGAAGCGTATTCCTTATATGTTGATTGTAGGTGAGAAAGAAGCTGAAAACGGTGAAGTTGCAGTCCGCAAGCAGGGCGAAGGCGACAAAGGAACTATGAAAATAGAAGAATTCGGAAAAAATATTGCCGAAGAAGTTTCTAATATGATAAATAAATGGTAA
- a CDS encoding tetratricopeptide repeat protein, which produces MIKRILYTLLIMFPVLASAQINTDRVMAIGRNALYFEDYVLSIQYFNQVINAKPYLSDPYFYRGLAKINLDDFQGAESDCSEAIERNPFVVSAYQVRGLARIQQNNFAGAIEDYTKALEFDPENIGVWHNMALCRIRQEDYKGAKNDLDKLIAISPRYTKAYLMRGEVDLKQKDTLAAEKDFGKAIEIDRYDADTWASRAILRLQQQRYKDAEADFDHAIRLSTRNSGVYINRALARYHQNNLRGAMSDYDIALDIDPNNFIGHYNRGLLRAQVGDDNRAIQDFNFVIEMEPDNMMAIFNRGLLLDQTGDYKGAIKDYSTVINEYPNFLLGYQYRAQARRKIGDVKGADADEFKVLKAQLDKQNGVDPNKQTADNTENNKTRKKSDKNMNNYRKIVVADNEEGEEKYKSDYRGRVQDKNVNIVPQPMFVLTYYEKHDDVKRQVNYYKFIETLNNQKVLPGRLIITNEEAPLTEEQATKHFASIDEQTAAIVADPNNVNKRFARSLDFYLVQDFASAIEDLNQAIIIEGNFFPVYFNRALIRYKQLEYQKMEKEYDLKANPGEKSAVKAADYEMVKRDLDKVIELAPDFVYAYYNRGNVLSILKDYRAAIVDYDRAIQLDPKFADAYFNRGLTHIFLGNNRQGIQDLSKAGELGLFSAYNIIKRFTERKE; this is translated from the coding sequence ATGATAAAACGGATACTCTATACATTATTAATAATGTTCCCTGTACTAGCTTCGGCACAGATAAATACGGACAGGGTGATGGCGATAGGGCGTAATGCGCTTTATTTTGAGGATTATGTCCTTTCGATTCAATATTTTAATCAGGTGATTAATGCAAAGCCTTATTTGTCTGATCCTTATTTCTATAGAGGTCTGGCGAAGATAAATTTGGATGATTTTCAGGGGGCGGAGAGTGACTGTTCAGAAGCTATTGAGCGGAATCCGTTTGTGGTAAGTGCTTATCAGGTACGTGGATTGGCACGGATCCAGCAGAATAATTTTGCGGGAGCTATAGAAGATTATACCAAGGCATTGGAGTTTGATCCTGAGAATATAGGGGTATGGCATAATATGGCCCTTTGCCGTATCAGGCAGGAAGATTATAAGGGGGCGAAGAATGATCTGGATAAGCTGATCGCTATTTCCCCCCGATATACAAAGGCCTATTTGATGCGTGGTGAGGTGGATTTGAAGCAGAAGGATACTTTGGCTGCCGAAAAAGACTTTGGTAAGGCGATTGAAATAGACCGTTATGATGCAGATACATGGGCCAGCCGTGCTATCCTTCGTCTGCAGCAACAGAGATATAAAGATGCGGAAGCTGATTTTGATCATGCCATCCGTCTGTCCACCCGGAATTCAGGTGTCTATATCAATCGTGCTTTGGCCCGTTACCATCAGAATAACCTGAGAGGAGCGATGAGTGACTATGATATTGCATTGGATATTGATCCCAATAATTTCATCGGCCATTATAACCGGGGCTTATTACGTGCACAAGTAGGCGATGACAACCGGGCTATTCAAGACTTTAATTTTGTTATCGAAATGGAGCCCGACAATATGATGGCTATTTTCAACCGTGGTCTGTTATTGGATCAGACAGGAGATTATAAAGGGGCAATTAAAGATTATTCTACGGTGATAAATGAATATCCCAATTTTTTGCTGGGCTATCAATACAGAGCGCAGGCACGTAGGAAAATAGGGGATGTAAAAGGTGCTGATGCAGATGAATTCAAAGTGTTGAAAGCACAACTGGATAAACAGAACGGAGTAGATCCTAATAAGCAGACTGCCGATAATACAGAGAATAATAAAACCCGTAAGAAGTCCGACAAAAACATGAACAACTATCGTAAGATTGTGGTTGCCGACAACGAAGAGGGAGAAGAAAAATATAAGAGTGACTATCGTGGACGCGTGCAGGATAAGAATGTGAATATTGTTCCCCAGCCTATGTTCGTGCTTACCTATTATGAAAAGCACGATGATGTGAAACGACAGGTCAACTATTATAAGTTCATTGAAACATTGAATAATCAGAAAGTACTTCCCGGTCGTCTGATTATAACTAATGAGGAAGCTCCTCTGACGGAAGAACAAGCTACAAAACATTTTGCGTCCATTGACGAACAGACTGCTGCTATTGTGGCTGATCCGAATAATGTGAACAAACGTTTTGCACGTTCATTGGACTTTTATCTGGTGCAGGATTTTGCAAGTGCCATTGAAGATTTGAATCAGGCTATTATTATTGAGGGTAATTTCTTTCCGGTTTATTTCAATCGTGCTTTAATCCGTTATAAGCAGCTGGAATACCAGAAGATGGAAAAAGAGTATGATTTGAAAGCCAATCCGGGAGAGAAGAGTGCTGTGAAAGCTGCGGACTATGAAATGGTAAAGCGCGATTTGGACAAGGTGATTGAGCTGGCTCCGGATTTTGTCTATGCTTATTATAATAGAGGTAATGTGCTTTCTATCTTGAAAGACTATCGTGCGGCAATTGTTGATTATGACAGAGCCATCCAGTTGGATCCTAAATTTGCGGATGCTTATTTCAATCGCGGCTTGACACATATTTTCTTGGGTAACAACAGGCAAGGTATACAGGACCTGAGTAAAGCAGGTGAGTTGGGACTTTTCTCTGCTTACAATATAATCAAACGCTTTACGGAACGAAAAGAATAA
- the def gene encoding peptide deformylase: MILPIYVYGQPVLRKEAEDITPDYPNLKELIANMFETMNRADGVGLAAPQIGLPIRVVTIDLDVMSDELPEFKDFRRAYINPHILEVGGEEVSMEEGCLSLPGIHETVKRPDRIHVTYLDEELKEHDEWVEGYLARVMQHEFDHLDGKMFIDHLSALRKQMIKGKLGAMLKGKARCSYKVKTIK; this comes from the coding sequence ATGATATTACCTATTTATGTGTATGGACAACCGGTGTTGCGTAAAGAAGCAGAGGATATTACCCCGGATTACCCTAATTTGAAAGAGTTGATAGCAAATATGTTTGAAACCATGAATCGTGCAGATGGTGTGGGTCTGGCTGCTCCGCAAATTGGTTTGCCTATTCGTGTCGTAACTATTGATCTGGATGTGATGTCTGATGAATTGCCCGAATTTAAGGATTTCCGTCGGGCTTATATAAATCCTCATATTTTAGAAGTGGGTGGAGAAGAAGTCAGCATGGAAGAAGGTTGTTTGAGTTTGCCAGGTATCCATGAAACGGTGAAACGTCCGGACCGTATTCATGTGACTTATTTGGATGAGGAGCTGAAAGAACATGACGAGTGGGTGGAAGGCTATTTGGCAAGGGTCATGCAGCATGAATTTGATCATTTGGACGGAAAAATGTTCATTGATCATTTGTCTGCATTACGCAAACAGATGATTAAAGGAAAGCTGGGGGCCATGTTGAAGGGCAAGGCGCGTTGTTCCTATAAGGTCAAGACTATAAAATGA
- the ruvX gene encoding Holliday junction resolvase RuvX translates to MSRILAIDYGKKRTGVAVTDVLQIIANGLTTVPTHQLLDFILKYVEKEPVERIIVGHPKQMNNQESENMRNIVPFVNQLRKKLPDIPIEFVDERFTSVLAHQAMLDGGLKKKDRQNKALVDEISATIILQSYLESKKYI, encoded by the coding sequence ATGAGTAGAATATTAGCGATAGATTACGGTAAAAAGCGCACAGGTGTGGCTGTGACGGATGTTTTGCAAATTATTGCAAACGGGTTAACGACTGTCCCTACACACCAACTACTGGACTTTATTCTGAAATATGTGGAAAAAGAGCCTGTGGAACGCATCATTGTAGGGCATCCCAAGCAAATGAATAATCAAGAGTCGGAAAATATGCGTAATATTGTCCCTTTTGTCAATCAACTAAGGAAAAAATTACCGGATATACCGATAGAGTTTGTTGACGAGCGATTTACGTCCGTATTGGCCCACCAAGCCATGTTGGATGGAGGTTTGAAGAAAAAAGATAGGCAGAATAAAGCTTTAGTTGATGAAATCAGTGCTACGATAATCTTACAGTCCTATTTGGAGTCGAAGAAATATATTTAA